DNA from Prunus persica cultivar Lovell chromosome G6, Prunus_persica_NCBIv2, whole genome shotgun sequence:
ACTACATTACCCAGATTTGAAGTTGAGatggagaagatgatgaagaagatgtaATCTCAATCGGATGCAGCTTACAGATGACTTCAAGAAAGGCCATCAAATCATTGGAGTATGTCACACTTCACAACTCATTCTAAGTGTGATATGCTTCTTAACAACTTGTGTGAGTCTTTTACTCAGCTATTATTGAAGCAAGGGATAAGCTAATTCTTACACTACTAGAGAGAATTCGAAGTTATTTGATGCTAAGAATGGCTAGACTTAGAGAAATTGTTTGGGCACATGATGTTGGTCCTAGGATTTTTGGAATTGTTGAGAAGCTAACAACTAAGAGCACTCAATGCATAGCATCTTATGCTGGTGGGGGGAAATATCAAGTTAATAACATCAATGATAGGATGTATGTAGTGGATTTGGAGAGGCACACGTGCACTTGCAGAAAGTGGGACTTATGTAGAATCCCTTGTTTACATTCTATGGTTGTAATTgccaaaacagagaaaagcCCTTATGACTTTGTGCATTCACTTTACAAAAGAGCTGCATATGAGAGGGCTTATGAGAGTTATATATCTCCAATACCTAGTCAAGAATACTGGAGAAAAACATGGCATATACCCATCAAGCCACCTATTTACCACAAACAACCAGGAAGGCCTAGAACAAGTAGGCAAAAAGAGCTTGATGAGATACCAAAAAATGCAACAAAGCTGAGGAGATATGAGattgttatttattgtaaaACTTGTGGAGGTGAAGGTCACAATTCTACAAGTTGTGGCAACAATGGATAAAGATGAGGAAGACATGTATGAACTTTGtgattatttttgttaatatgAACTTTGTTGAAGGTACAATTTTGGTCCTTTATTTGATAtgaacttttttattattttttgctcAAAGAACAAGCTAGAGGCAGGGGAAGGGCAACAAGAGTTCAAGGTAGGGAAAGGGGAACAAGTATGCCAAGTGTACATGTAAGACAACCAGATCAAGCTGAGACTTCAATCCAAGCTAGACCTTTTAGAAGAACAAAGCTTGGGGTAATACCATATGTACTGATTTGCtttcaataattaaattaaatgtttaaactaaattttgattgatttgcGGATTTTAGTCATTCAAATAGGCGAGAAGAGGGGGGCAAGTGTTTGAACTAACAAGGCAGCTTGCTCAAACTGGTGCTACCTTACAGGGAAATAAAATTGGGCATGCTTCTCAACCAAACTCAGAAAATGTACCTCTACCAAAAATATCAAGGCCATAGAGAGTGTAGTTGAGATTTGCTGATTTTGGTCATGTGTGCTCATCGGgcttattttggtttttttggaaCATCAAAACATTATGActgcttattttgttttgtaatggATATGTTTTGGaacatttgattttgatgaatttgtAGCTGATATGGTCCTAGGATTCTTAGACTGATTTCAATGGATTAGTATTGGAACACAAATGTTTTAGTTGGATTACTGTTAGAACACATAAGTTTTGCTTGGATTAGTGTTGGAACAGATGTTTTGTAATAGATATCTTTGCCTGGAATGGATATGTTTTGGTTGGATAGTGTTGCAACACATATGTTCGCTTGCTTGCTTATATGACCTTTTGGCCAATTGGAAACAAAATTGTCAAAACACAACTGATACATTCTATTACATTCAACAAAAAGACCAAAAGTCCATCTATTACACCTTTGCCACACAACTGATACACAACATTTCATTAAGTCTCACTCCCCTTTATTTCTAGTTACATATTACATAGACAACTTCAAATATCCTTCATTGTCTTTGCCTTTCCTATACATCAACCACAAAACTATCACAAACAATAAACAAGATACCTAAAACcaagggattttttttttctttttcagcttCTCTGGCCAAGACTTTTTTGCATCTTccatcatatttatttttcgtaGCAGCCTAGGTATAATTTGCTTTGATGCCATTACATTCAACAAAAAGACCAAAAGTCCATCTATTACACATCTGCCACATAACTGATACACGACATTTCATTAAGTTTCACTCCCCTTTATTTCTAGTTCATATTGCATAGGCAACTTCAAATATTCTTCATTGTCTTTGCCGTTCCCATACATCAACCACAAAACTATCACAAACAATAAACAAGACACCCAAAAtcaagggtttttttttccagctTCTCTGGCCGAGACTTTTTTGCATCTTCCATTATGTTTATTTTCCGTAGTAGCCCAGGTATAATTTGCTTTGACATCTCACACATTTGTGGGTCACCCCATTCCCAAAATCTACATCTATTCTGCACATTTGTAATAACaaattgataataaaaaacaaaacaaaacatgtgCATCAGTCCAAATTTCTAATAGAAAACCTAAATTTCAAATCTGCAAaccaaatttcaattacaaatttaccctcCCACAAATATAAAACCTCCTCCTTGGATGTACAGCAGTCCACGATGTTTAGATTTTCATAGTCTTCCCACAGTAGCAGATGACTAAAGGCACCATTAATGAACTACCCTCTTCACCTTGTGAATTCCACCTCTGTAACCCATGACCTCCATGACCTCTGCCAGGCAAGGACCTCCTCATCTAGTAATATTGAGTTTTCTCCTAAACCCTAGATTCCCTTTTATTAGGGTACGAAAATGGAGGTTGGAAAAATGGAGGGAAAGTCATTTGGGAAAAAAACGAGCCAAAAAGAAGGAACTAATGGCTGAAGCATGGGTTGAGTTCAGTGGAGGCGcgaaatgacaaaattaacttCCAACTTTACGGCATAATGGATGGGAAGTGCCAGATTTTGACGTCGGAGGGCACACTagccaaaaaaaatagttcggttccttatttttctaaaaaaaaaaaggatagggAGCCAATCAAAAGTTATGTACAAGTTCAAGGGGCAAATCACCAGTATACCCTATTTGTAATGTCTTTCCTGGTAAATAAAGTAACCTCCAATGATGGTTCATCAAAAGAAAGGTTAGCAATTTCAAGTATCCTAACACCTTCTTCACCCAAGCTATCAAATCCATCTCCAACAACATCCCACATTTGAGTAACACCTTCTTTGTAACTTGGGCTCTTCCTTGATAAAAGACAAAGATTAATAGGCACAAATACCAAGTATTAAGCTCTTTGGAGTGTTAACTTGTTTCTTCTTAAAGAGTGAATGAAACTACATATACTCCAATTTCTTTCACAACACGAGTAGGAACAATGTTGTCGCAGTAGTTTCAAAGCTATGGATTAGAGAGTTGGTGTCACCGCCCGATTCGAGAATAAAGAATATGGTATTGTATGACTATGGTATGACTCACACCCTGATTCGGGAATATTTCTTATTCTCGAATCGAGTGGTCACAGTTGGTGTTGAAGCTCCATGAACAATCCACCATCATTGGTTCCATGTGAAACCTATCATTCATAGCATCAATAGCTCAAAAGTTGTCTAAGCACATTGAAAAAGAGGTATACTCCACATTGTTATCTCTTCTAGTCCGGTCATCTGAAAAGTATTTCTCAAgacacttttttctttctattgtaATCTCGGCGACTTGGTGTGGAGCAACACAGCTAGGATCTTCTTGCAGCCATTCTGGACTATAAAACCTAAAAGTAAAGTATGAtatcattttataaaattatcataatatgaaaagtaaatttttaatactttaaaaagaaagaagcacaTAATACTTACCTAGGATTTAAAGAATGTGCCAAACAATAGAGTGGTGTGCTACTCTTGGGTCTATCACTCCACTAAAATGTGATACACCACATCAAAGAATTCGCTTTGTTCATGTAGTTGCTTGTGCTCTTTCCTATAGATAGCTTCACCTTCTCTATCATATAAACCAAGTGAAGAAAGATTTTTCTGTGTCAGCCATCCCAATCATCTCGAGCTTAGAAAGCTTGTAAAGGAAAGGTTATATAATCAATCTCATCCCAAAAGTATTCatccaatatattttcctTCACTGCGCTTGCTTTGCCAACATCATCCTCTTTATATAAAGACCAATTTGGACTAATCACCATTTGTTGTAGACCTTCCTTTACTTCCTTAAATCTTCTAATCATCACAAGTTATGGAGAGCATCTTCAATTTGCAGTGGTCTTTATACATAGCCAATCTTATATTATGCTTTAatataggggtgggcatcgagACCAAAAAATCGGGACAATGAACCACACCGTATGGaaaaaacaggaaaaaaatgtgttgactaaaaagtcaacaaactgACACCGAACCTGACTGGACCGATTCAAATCCAACTACAACAATGTCTAAAATCCAACTACATTGATCATACCAATTATCATTTGATTTTGGTGAACATATGCTCTTCAAAGCAAGATTGAGAGTTTGAACCACACATGGTGTccaaaagatattgggataTCCAACCACAACAAGTAATCCAGCAGCTCTACAAACTGGCGCATTGTCAGTGATTACTTGAACCACATTTTGATAACCAATTTCCTTAATGGAGTCAATAATAAAGTTGGCAATACAATGTTTGTCCTTGCACTCATTGTCACAATTAATTCCCTTTAAGGACATAGGCCCACTCTCACAAGTTGCcataatattaataagtggTCTACTTTGCGAATATGTCCACCCATCACTACACACATTTACACATTTAGTGCTCGATATACCCTTGATTAGTTGTAAACACCGCTCAATGTGGCTCGACTCTTGTTGTAAAAAAGTAGTTCTTAGTGCATTGTAACCTGGTGGAACATATCATAAAAGCGCAGAAGCACGAAGATAGAAGTTTCGATAATATGGATTCCTTGCAAGGTGGAAGGACAATCCACCTGTATAAAACATCCTTGCAACTTCAACATTACATTGTTCTCTAACCTCCTTTTGAAAAGCTCCATCATGGGGACCAttcattcaatttctcttcttttgctCAACATTAGAAACAGAATAACAAAGTAAATAACTAGTATTAGGCAAAGACACTTGTCTTGGAGCTATACTTTTGAACCGGTATTCACATTCTCTCTCAAGTTTTTTCATCTTAGCACAAACTTCATCAGTAACCTTTTTGCAAGTTGCAATCCCATTTCTCGACATTTTCAACCAATAAAACTTGACTCTAGAGTAGGAGTCTTTGTAAGTATTATGACAATAATTGCATTCAAACATAGTATTTCCTCCtcattttcctaatttttcaCGCCTTTTAACATACTTccacaatggaaaatgatcaTCTACTTTGATTTCAGTATTCTCCGTAGGATTAACATTAGCACTTGCATTATTATTCGAATGACTCATGTTCCTGAGTATAAAGAGATTTCAACATATTGAACATAACATTATTAAATTGCCTAAAcacaacttcttcttttttctaaacAAAAGTGCTCTTCACGTGGGGCGATGAAGTTCTTTCATTGACTTGCCTTTTTTGCAAGTCcttatgtaatatatattatattttgttataatattattactttttattataatattattattactactGGGGTGAGAATGTGAGAGTATTTTAAACAAACGGATAAGATCATAATAGAAAAGCAtgataaaacaaaatacagaACATACCAAACGATGAAGCagaaaaactagaaaattcACGAGCAATCCACCACGGCCACACCAGATTAATTCAAGAaccaaaatatataagatatttGATTTAAGGTATGGATGAAGAATAAGAATTGATGAGTAGGCAGCACTGGgcttctttatttatatagAAGAAGATCtgataccaaaaaaagaagaagtgcATGAGACGTTTTCATGGTTTCAAAACACGTAAGGATAACTTTTTGTGTTCTTCAAGACTTCAAATTTGTTCCTACTTTTAATTTTCCCTCTTGAAGCCAAAATTAGACCAAAACGTATCCTAAAAATCGAATACCCGTATCCATAATGTCATATATGCGTATACTTTCGTTGTTAACCATATTCGAGTTCACATGTGTCCAGCTTGTATCATATCCCCCAGCGTATCTGATACAGATACGCATCTTAATCAGCGTATCCGTACTTCATAGACTACCACCAGCTTCGCTGTTACTGCCTCCATCAAAACATAGACAAAACATCATCTAGTAGGTATTACAACTCTCCAGAAGAGATTGTTAAAAATATGCCCTTAAAGCcaactaattatgtaataattaGAGTTAAGAACATCTTTGATGAAAGacatattatgttatcaatGGGCAAGAAAGGttgctttatatattaaaCCATCTTATATTATCTTTCAATATGTAGAACAACCATAGTCCAAGGAATACACAAGTGGATATGAGAGCTCTGTAACGAGATTGCATACATGGATACTTCTCATCATCCCTAAATCCTAAGTATATTCCTGGTCATAAGAATATTGATTGGGCGTCTCAAGTCATTAACTGTGGAGACACATCGATATGTTTGTAGGTGCTTGTAAAAGAATAAGTACACTGAACGCAATCCAACACTTGAGTTACAGCATGGAAGTCTTTACTCACATGTCAAGATGGAACTCATAAATTGCAATGGTGCAAACTAATCCTTAGACTTGAGGCATCATAGATGTTTTGTGGCTATGTTGTTAATCTTTGAGGGCACTATACGGTCATGCTGAATTAGGCATAACTTAAAGGTGCTCATCAGGATTCTCAATAGAGTCATTGAAGCAAAtgaatgtacaacaaggaatctctactctcagtaaaggagagagaatactCCAAGATATGACTGGTCAAATGTCTGCGCAGAGTAGTGGATAAGCcttgaaagaagaagtctTCAAATCTTACCAGGATAATCATACAAAAGAAATGATTCACATTAGGATATTGACAATCGGATTCCATGATATAATAATGTGAATAAAGAGTACAGACATAATAGAAGGATTGAATTGCACGGTAATTCTAATTTGAATAGGTTCTTTCATAACGTTTCATTTAGCTCAAATAACCGTGACTTACTGCTAGGCGACAACCATGGTTTGTGGATGTCCTAAAAGGTTTCAATTAACCTTTATTAATATGAAGAATTTAATTGTAGAATTTAATTCGTATATCATCTCTGAGGAGTTAAGTCAACCCACTACCTTGCTAAAGGGAACCTACGGATCTGCACACCCAAAGAATGTGATTAGATGTACAAATgaggagaaatgaaataaggagaCACAAGTCAATGGTTGATAATCAAATGTCAAAGTCAACGGTCAAAAGTCAACATGTTGACTTGAGCAACTGATCAAAGTCAAATAGTTCGACTGGGTCAATTAAGTAAGACTATAGttataatttaatagttaaattataattaaaagattaattatGGAATTAATAATGACATATAGAAATATTGGGTTGGGcttttaaatatgatttaaaaggaaaaggacAAAATAGCCCAAAAGGTTATTGGGCCAAGGGATAAGTGGCACAAGATGACATGAACTATGGACCAAATAGAGCCCCAAtacctacccaaaaatttgGCAACTAAGGGGGAGCTCTCCCTTTACCTTTTTGTATGTATAGGTTGTGGCTAAAGTTCATTTCTTAAGCATTAGATGCATGTTTCCttcaagtggtatcagagcctagtTCTAGTCTCTTTGAGCcttttattttggtcattgGTTTTAATATGGACTTGTTTTCAAACTTATGTGATATATGTgttagattttctttttcgtgtCACTTATTCATAAGATATGGGATATTGGATAAATGAGTAGgagtatgaaaagaaaaatcaagacaTGACACCAATGGGGGTGGTGGCAAGGATGGGCTTTTTGGGTCTTGTGTGTGTCCATGTGTGAAATGTTTACATGGTTGTGTTAGTCTTGAAATTCTCAGTGTCAATATTAGATGCAGAAGGTGTATTCTCATTATCATTATCACTTTTTCtaaagaatgaatgaatagCCTTTCCTCTCTTCGCtggtctattatcatcatgtAACATTATAtcctaacaaaaaaatatatatcatacACCAACAATCATATATATTCTTACCGTGAGAaccaaaaatacatatataatcaataaatataaacaataaCAACTTAATTACTTTGTAAAATAGAACATTTATCAATTGAAATcttgcatatataattattgttgTCTCTTTTCTTGTTGCTCTAAGAATCCCCAAAATTTAACGCTCAAACCTTAAAAATCTAACAATAACAATTCAAATTTAGatttaaataagaagaaagagataAACATATCAATATTGAAGAATCCACTGAATGATTTTGAAAGGAAGCTAGCAGATGTTTCAGTGTAGTTTTCTCTTTTACTTTGTTTCGAAGCCCTCTTCTTTTTCGGGTTTACTGTTGCTGTGGTATTTTTATACTATTTTGAAACCctctaatttttttggggtttaatGATATGctaatattttaatgattGTTGCCCTAGTTGAAGAACCCACCGAACAAGAGTAGCATGTGggctaagaaaaaaaatacatatttcaTAAtcatttcctctcttttttaatcTTGCTGTAGAGGTGCTTTTGTTTGGCCTTATTCCTTTGTGTGGGttgagaaaaaacaaagtgtTGTGCGGTGCTAATGGGCtaatatttcattattatatatttgtttatacATTGAAGCTTAAGTTGAAAACTTAGCCCCTGGCTATAGCCCACTCAAGCCTCTTGTTAGTTCCACCTTTGTACGTGATCATATTCCAATGTCACACAATAATTACTTCTAAAGATgtcatattattatatataaatatatatgtattctaGTTTATTCTAAAAATAACTTGAGACAAATAccttataattaaaattttaattacttCTTCTAAAGATGACATATTATTACAtcaataatatatgtattCAAGTTTATTCTAAAAATAACTTGAGACAAATTTCttataactaaaaatatatCTGATTTCTTGAACATGACTCATAGTATATTCaaaatatgtttttaaaatgTATTTCTATGCCTAAAGAAACAATTTAATACATTGTCTTCTCTATATTCATTTCCTACAAAAATTTACCTTCTAATCTCATCTGGTTTCTGGTTTCAGTTCCCATCAATAAAAGACTATTAAATAAGAATATCCActaatacaataataaaataacatatattgCACTTCATATTCATAATCAATATATAATacataaatatagtatttacatataatatacacaatttcaactaaaatactcaaaattatatataagtatgtaacataaaaaaaatactaaatggGGTGATGAAAGGGAAGAAAGTGGTTGAGTTAGCAATCCCCTAGCTTCCCATGTACATTCTACGCTCTTGAATGTAAGCTTCAATAGTTGGATTTGAGTGATTTAGATcctaaaccaaatcaaacaattCTATTGCGTCTATTAGTTGATGTCTCTATTATTAGCATGGACAAGAAATTGTGGATTTAGAGAGGTAAAATAAGGTCATCTTCCAAACAAACATAAGAGTTTACTAGAATAAGTTGTATTGCAACGTTTTGGACATTAGGGTACCTTACCTTTGTAAAGTAGATCCTTAAACTTGTAAATTACAAGATTTGGGTAGTAATTTATAAAGTTTTCTAGGCAAATTACAACGTTATAATTTACCCTAATCCATAATATTCTAATCACCTATTTGCATTGATAAGGATCCATAGTACAATAAATTGGTAGGGGTGGACCTTAGAGATCTAAAAATTGGTCCGTGTTCTAGTAAACACGAAGGTTTACATGATTAAGGACTAGTATTCCAACGCTTTGGATACTAGGGTACCATATCATAAAGTatattcttaaacttgtaaaTTACTAGATTTAGCAATTTTTCAAGATTTTTCACCGGATTACAACGTTAGGGTTCACAAAATCTATAATGTTGTAAATCTTCACTTTACTCGGATGTGGATCCACTTTATAAGATATTGGTAAGTGTGGACCCTGAGAATGTAAATTGAGGTCCTTATTCTAGTAAATATAAGGGTTTACAAGATTAAGGACCGgtgttataattttttggaTACGAGAATATCATAACATTATAAAAAGGATCCCTAAACTTATAAGTTACAAGATTTACAAGTTTTTCCTCCAGAATTACAACATTAGGATCTACCTAATTCACAATGTTTGTAAATCCTTTTTTTACGACGATATGGATGTTAGAAGTATGCCTTGAAAACGAATCATTAGATGAAATCTTTCATGAAAACTTCATTTAAACCAAACATCTATGTTAACACTAAAGGGGAAGTATGTCAACTCAGGTAATGGTCCAGACGATGACTGTTAACCTATTTGACAAGTCTATGGATTCGTGAGATAAGGAAAGTGATCTAAAGAGGTTAGATGGGAAGGAACATTTTCCTATAACTCATACCCAAAATGTTCCTGGTCATAAGATCGTTCAATTGGGCATTGACGAACCACAAAGATCGGTACGCACTATATTTCCTCAATTGGGAGGATGACTGGTCTTGAGTCATTCGTGTACGGACACTAAGATAAATGCATAGGTGCTCGCTAGAGAACGAGTTCACTAAACACAATCAAACTAGAAATCTTGTATGGAAGTTTTACTTACATGTCAAACGAGATGCCATTGATGAGAGTCTCAAATTAcatctttttaatattattttagagACTTTATCATATAATTTtggcttaataaatataatttcacttgTTGTTACATTTTATTCTCACCAATTggatttatgaattttctataTCAATTTGGTGAACTTATTACGTGAATTTATCTTTTGTAGGAAGTTGGAAAGCCAAAAGATGAAGATATATATTTGTCCAAGTTCAAGCCGAGTGTGAAGAGAATTGCTGGCGGATTTTATTGAAGAATTGATTGTGGGATTATTGTGATTATAAAGAGAAGtaaagagggagaagagaagacAAAACCGTTAAAGCTAAAGAACCTATTTCATGTCATTCATAGCCATTTAACGCCTACTACCTCaccattatttctttttcactaACTCTCCACGATCAACACATGTTTAATCCAATTAATCCCTCACTTAAACCCTTCATTACCCACCATGAATGTATTAACTTTCCACTCACCTCATTAACTACTATAAATCAACTTATTTGGCAAGGGGGCCACTGTGACAGATTTCTTTAtccatttcattcaaaatttagtTATGTTTTCCTTTGTAATGAGTTTCTAGAACTCTAGTTAAGGCTAAAGGGAATGTTCTTTGAGTAagtttatgaatttttctttaatccaATATATGGTAGGGGTGGTTGCGATTCGGTAACCGCGAATTTTTATTcaaaccgcaaaccgaccgaTTATTTGcggtttggtgatttttgaaaccGCAAAACGCGCAAACCGACCGCGTTTTGCGGTTTACCGCATTGTGGTAAACCGCAAAAATGCGGTCGGTTACCGCGAATTTGCGGTTTAAAACCGcaaattctcaagcattcacaaaaatataaatttacaacctaaataaataaatacacaacctcaatttctcaagcatatataaattcacaatcgattccaattctcaagcattcacaacctaagaaaattaaagttacaattccaaacattccaattaaagttaaacttctcaagcattccaattccaaatcctttaaatttacaaaccaaaagcaaaatgaattaaagttacaaccaaaaagaaaaatccaattcacagttaattaaagttacaaactaaaaggaaaaatgcaatacaccaatattacaaactcaagtgttggtggtgagtggatttgaagaacccctttgtgttgtttgagcaccaatgctatctacaaataaaacaacatagtttagtacattttattataagaagaagcataaataacattagcataaataaactaattacttacaagttgtcatatcttccatttccttgtataattcaacctcatcatctgttggttccttgtaaaaggaaaattcgtCCGCTCTAAGCCAATCACTAGTACACACTAATGCCTCTACCATTTTAGGATGCAAAGAGCTTCTAAAAGGATCCACAATCCTCTTGTCTATGCTAAAAGCATTTTCACTAGCAACCGTAgaacttggaattgcaaagatatccttggcaacttgtgaaagaataggatatcttgtttggttccctttccaccaattcaagagaagagaagggtttacaattttacttaattattcataGAGTATaaccgtgcggctatactttgcgATTTGCGGTAAccgcaaattttgaaaatcaaataccgCAACCGCAACCGTAAATGCGGTTCGGTTCTTAATACCGCGATTGCGGTTCGGTTTACCGCGATTGCGGTTTTATTGCGGTAAAATATTGGTTGGTTTTTGCGGTTTTTCGGTTTTTCGGTTTAAAATGCCACCCCTAATATATGGTATGAATtgctaaattcttttatttttggttgttcaatatttttatatccttttattttgattgatgtTAAGTGCTACTATCTTTTCATGagtttaattatatttttctcattgttaaGAACTGACTTAGCatgcttttaaattaaaagattaTATATTaagcaatttcattttttaaacaatcattaataaaagataacattgaaaaattaaattggttttaatttctttatctttcGGTTAAATTTCTCAATGATAATTTTAATCGAGCTATAATTTGGATTAAAGAGCATGAAACATATTTTACTTAAAGAACTGAACCTTGATGCCTTAGCATTTCCATTAttgatatttcattttaaaactcaatctctacaacaatcaaatcaaattacttttccattttgcttgtcacttttattttggtacgtttaattatttctttgtgtGCAGACATTTGCCTACCTGCTCCTTAAGGATACGATACTTGGACTTCAAAGATTATTACTACGTGTGACTACCCATCTTTCTCTCCCAAAGAATAGCTTGGTGTGGAGTCTTTGGAGGTCACTATTTTGTGActtggagaaaaagaagaaagtgga
Protein-coding regions in this window:
- the LOC18772410 gene encoding uncharacterized protein LOC18772410, whose product is MARLREIVWAHDVGPRIFGIVEKLTTKSTQCIASYAGGGKYQVNNINDRMYVVDLERHTCTCRKWDLCRIPCLHSMVVIAKTEKSPYDFVHSLYKRAAYERAYESYISPIPSQEYWRKTWHIPIKPPIYHKQPGRPRTSRQKELDEIPKNATKLRRYEIVIYCKTCGGEGHNSTSCGNNG